Proteins from one Cicer arietinum cultivar CDC Frontier isolate Library 1 chromosome 3, Cicar.CDCFrontier_v2.0, whole genome shotgun sequence genomic window:
- the LOC101513670 gene encoding peroxidase 44-like, which translates to MACALKRVTISFNAMPFELKDFNASEIEDLDDGMIISTLEEINIPSPRSSISDALKSFNSKGMALKEIVTLLRAHAIGFTHCNFIRNRLSNHSSMEPSFRNKLVGLCNMQGNPKVFLDQNTYLVFDNQLYNQIFLERGVLAFDQQFASDSVTKEVVMRFTRNEESFMERFVDAMVKMRNIGVLLGNEGDIRKNCRVFNS; encoded by the coding sequence ATGGCGTGTGCTCTTAAAAGGGTAACTATTTCTTTCAATGCCATGCCTTTTgaattaaaagattttaatgCATCTGAAATAGAAGATCTTGACGATGGAATGATAATATCAACTCTTGAGGAAATAAACATTCCATCGCCAAGATCTTCTATTTCAGATGcattaaaatcttttaattcAAAAGGCATGGCATTGAAAGAAATAGTTACCCTTTTAAGAGCACACGCCATTGGATTCACTCATTGTAATTTCATTAGAAATAGGCTTAGTAATCATTCTTCAATGGAACCTAGTTTTAGAAACAAGTTGGTTGGCTTGTGTAATATGCAAGGTAACCCAAAGGTGTTTTTGGATCAAAACACTTATTTGGTGTTTGATAATCAActttataatcaaatatttttggaGAGAGGAGTATTGGCTTTTGATCAACAATTCGCTTCGGATTCGGTGACGAAAGAGGTTGTGATGAGATTTACTCGAAATGAGGAGAGTTTTATGGAGAGATTTGTTGATGCTATGGTAAAGATGAGAAATATTGGTGTTTTGCTTGGAAATGAGGGAGATATTAGGAAGAATTGTAGAGTTTTTAATTCTTAG